One window of the Cryptomeria japonica chromosome 7, Sugi_1.0, whole genome shotgun sequence genome contains the following:
- the LOC131030421 gene encoding uncharacterized protein LOC131030421 — translation MATPKYRGMERRPCSKIMIQLLVVAFSVFVGCISKWQYMSINNSQELDLPINELGFACNCSKLYAGFNLQALNDKFGLPIGEKSEELDLPINAYAEELGFACNYSNLYAGLNLQEYADGMGLSIGEKSEELDLPINAYAEELGFAYTPSNLYAGLNLQEYADGMGLSIGENSEELDLPINAYAEELGFAYNPSNLYAGLNFQEYADGMGLSIGENSEELDLPINAYADELGFACNYSNLYAVLNFQEYADGIGLSIGENSEELDLPMNAYADKLGFTCNSSNLYAGLNLPQSLSEYADGFGLPIGGNSKEMDLPINAYADELGLLISRHSEESRLPINENTEEVSILIGLSVTSEEKKTKEWVLDVFLGRDSKHLGAVCPLALVCAVTGAFFCTAVVVINWSKKRATYPSTKSSLEFRKEIQTKTNEHTQQRPFQKDVDKKQLKEIPIRRSDRISNRKKSDCALYKQDVERKQLNAIPLRRSERIRNLTKSDCARTHRQHA, via the exons ATGGCCACCCCGAAATACAGAGGAATGGAGCGAAGGCCTTGCTCCAAAATCATGATTCAGCTATTAGTGGTGGCGTTCTCTGTGTTTGTTGGTTGTATATCTAAATGGCAATATATGTCAATTAATAATTCACAAGAATTGGACCTGCCAATCAATGAATTGGGCTTTGCATGCAATTGTAGCAAGTTGTATGCTGGTTTTAATTTGCAAGCTCTCAATGATAAATTCGGCCTGCCAATTGGTGAAAAATCAGAAGAATTGGACCTGCCAATCAATGCATATGCAGAGGAACTGGGCTTTGCATGCAATTATAGCAACTTGTATGCTGGTCTAAATTTGCAAGAATATGCAGATGGAATGGGCCTGTCAATTGGTGAAAAATCAGAAGAATTGGACCTGCCAATCAATGCATATGCAGAGGAACTGGGCTTTGCATACACTCCTAGCAACTTGTATGCTGGTCTAAATTTGCAAGAATATGCAGATGGAATGGGCCTGTCAATTGGTGAAAATTCAGAAGAATTGGACCTGCCAATCAATGCATATGCAGAGGAACTGGGCTTTGCATACAATCCTAGCAACTTGTATGCTGGTCTAAATTTTCAAGAATATGCAGATGGAATGGGCCTGTCAATTGGTGAAAATTCAGAAGAATTGGACCTGCCAATCAATGCATATGCAGATGAATTGGGCTTTGCATGCAATTATAGCAACCTGTATGCTGTTCTAAATTTCCAAGAATATGCAGATGGAATCGGGCTGTCAATTGGCGAAAATTCAGAGGAATTGGACCTGCCAATGAATGCATATGCAGATAAATTGGGTTTTACATGCAATTCTAGCAACTTGTATGCTGGTCTTAATTTGCCGCAATCTCTCAGTGAATATGCAGATGGATTTGGCCTGCCAATTGGTGGCAATTCAAAAGAAATGGACCTGCCAATCAATGCATATGCAGATGAATTGGGTCTGTTAATTAGCAGACATTCAGAGGAATCTCGCCTTCCAATCAATGAAAATACAGAGGAAGTCAGCATTTTAATTGGTCTGTCTGTCACGTCAGAGGAAAAAAAGACCAAGGAATGGGTGTTGGATGTTTTTCTTGGACGAGATTCCAAACATTTGGGAGCAGTGTGTCCTCTGGCTCTGGTTTGTGCAGTTACGGGTGCATTTTTTTGTACAGCTGTAGTAGTGATTAATTGGTCCAAGAAAAGGGCAACATACCCTAGTACTAAGTCTTCCCTAGAATTTCGTAAAGAAATTCAGACAAAGACAAACGAGCATACACAACAACGTCCTTTTCAGAAG GATGTAGATAAAAAGCAGCTAAAAGAAATACCTATCCGAAGATCAGATAGAATTTCAAACCGAAAAAAATCCGATTGCGCTCTCTATAAACAA GATGTAGAGAGAAAGCAGCTAAATGCAATCCCTTTGAGGAGATCAGAGCGGATCAGGAATTTAACAAAATCTGATTGTGCTCGTACTCATAGACAGCATGCATAG